One window of the Synechococcus sp. CC9311 genome contains the following:
- the rplA gene encoding 50S ribosomal protein L1: MPKLSKRLASLVTKIEDRAYQPLEAIQLVKENATAKFDETMEAHVRLGIDPKYTDQQLRTTVALPQGTGQTVRIAVITRGEKVAEAKAAGAELSGDEDLVEAISKGEMNFDLLIATPDMMPKVAKLGRVLGPRGLMPNPKAGTVTTDLASAIQEFKAGKLEFRADRTGIVHVRFGKASFTAEALLENLKTLQETIDRNKPSGAKGRYWKSLYVTSTMGPSVEVDIALLQDIEQEG; this comes from the coding sequence ATGCCAAAACTTTCCAAACGCCTGGCCAGCCTCGTTACCAAAATCGAGGACCGTGCCTATCAGCCTCTTGAAGCCATTCAGTTGGTGAAAGAGAACGCCACAGCCAAATTCGACGAAACGATGGAGGCGCATGTGCGCCTTGGTATCGATCCCAAATACACCGACCAGCAGCTGCGTACAACGGTGGCTCTCCCTCAGGGAACGGGGCAAACCGTTCGTATCGCGGTGATTACCCGCGGTGAAAAAGTTGCTGAGGCCAAGGCCGCCGGCGCTGAACTTTCGGGTGATGAGGACCTTGTGGAGGCCATCTCCAAGGGCGAAATGAATTTCGACCTTCTCATTGCGACCCCAGACATGATGCCGAAGGTTGCCAAGTTGGGCCGTGTTCTTGGTCCACGTGGCTTGATGCCTAATCCAAAAGCGGGAACGGTTACCACCGACCTGGCGTCTGCGATTCAAGAATTCAAGGCAGGCAAGCTTGAATTTCGTGCAGACCGCACCGGAATCGTGCATGTTCGCTTCGGTAAAGCGAGTTTTACTGCTGAGGCCTTGCTGGAAAACCTCAAGACTTTGCAGGAAACCATCGATCGCAACAAGCCCAGTGGCGCTAAAGGTCGTTACTGGAAAAGCCTGTATGTCACATCCACGATGGGACCTTCTGTCGAAGTTGATATCGCTTTGCTGCAGGACATCGAGCAGGAAGGCTGA